The genomic DNA GCTGGCGTTCGAGCCGCTGCTGCGCGACGCATTCGGGCTGGTCTGCCATCGCGGCCATCCCCTGGCGGGGCGCAAGTCCGTGACCTGGCGCGAGATCGCCGGGCTGCCGCTGGTGGGCACGGTGGCCCATCGCCAATTGGCGGACCATCCGCAGGCCGCATTCATGATGGAGCGCCAGGTGTTCGTGTCCAACATGATGTCGCTGTTGGCGATGCTGGAGCGCGGCGTGGGCGTGACGGTGCTGGCGCGGTTGGGGGTGCCGCCGGATTCGCCTGGCCTGGTTTTCGTGCCGCTGGCCCGGCCGCGCATCGAGCGCGAGCTGGGCATCACCCGGCTGGCTGGCCGCCACCTGTCGCCGGCCGCCGCGCGCATGGAGGAAATGCTGCGCGCCAAGGCCGCGCGCGGTGGTCGCAGTGTCGCTTGAAACCAACGCATTTTTGCGCGTGGAGGCCTTAAAACACGGGGTTTTCGGCAAGGACTGTTGCGCAATTGCACACGCCGCCGATCGTCGTTGATTCTTCACCAGCGCATCTTTAGAGTGCGTGATGTTTGCTGCGCGGGGGCGTGCCGGTTTGAGCGGCGCGGCGCGTCGACAGACGTGTTGAGGAAGTCATGAGCAGTGTGTATTTGCGTTCGGCGGGCGTGGCCTGCGCCCTTCTGATCCTGGCCGGCTGCGCCGCCCGGAAACCCGCCTCCATCACCGAGGCCCAGCCGGAGGGCCCGCCCAAGCCGGCCGCGTGCGTACCGGCGAAAAGCGGCGATCCCATGATAGGCACCTGGTATTCGAACTCCAGGCCGAAGGGCGTCAGCGGTGACTTCCAGGCGCTCACGGTGCTGTACGCCGACGGCCGCATGGCCTACGAAACCCAGCTGAAGATCGGCCGCAAGACGCGCCCGGCGCTGCGCGAGACCGGTTGCTGGAGCGTGGTGGACGGCGTCTACACGATGCAGACCACGCAATCGAACGGCGAGATCGTCGACGCCGCCGATCCGATCTACGTCAACCGCTACCGTGTCGAGAAAGTCGAGCAGGCCAAGCTGACGCTGCGGGAACTCAAGAGCGGCGGCCAGGTCGTTACCGCGCGCCGCATGCCGCAGGGCTACCGCCTGCCGTATTGATCCCGGTCCGGCCGGCCCGGCCGGCAACCCGACGTTGCGCCGGACGGACGGAATCCGCCGGCCGGCGTCGCCAAGCGGGCGCGCCTGCGGTAAGGTGCGGACTTCGTCCTCCATCCCCGCCGGCCTTCCATGCCCGCCCTCTCTTCCGAAGCGCGCGCCATCGCGCTGCTCGCCCTGGCCGCTTTCGTCAGCGCCAGCGCCTTTCGTATCTGTGATCCCATGTTGCCGCAGTTGGCCGCCGAGTTCGGCGCCACCACTGGCCAGGCCGCGCGCGCGGTGACCGCGTTCGCCGTGGCCTACGGCGTATTGCAGATGTTCTTCGGCCCGGTGGGCGACCGCTACGGCAAGTATCGCGTGGTCAGCGTGGCGACGTTTGCCTGCGCGCTGGGCAGCGCCGGCGCGTTCGTGGCCGAGTCGCTGGACGTGCTGGTGTTCTGCCGCGCCCTGTCGGGCGCGGCGGGGGCCGGCATCGTGCCGCTGTCGATGGCCTGGATCGGCGACACCGTGCCGTACGAAAGGCGCCAGGCGACGCTGGCGCGCTTCCTGACCGGGACCATCCTGGGCATGGCGGCCGGACAACTGGCCGGCGGCCTGTTCGCCGACACCCTGGGCTGGCGCTGGGCCTTCGCGGCGCTGGTGGTCGGCTACCTCGTGGTGGGCACGCTGCTGCAGCTGGAGGTGCGGCGCCAGCGCGCGCTGGGATTGGGCGTGGTCGACCCCAACGCGCCGCGCCAGGGCTTCGTGGCGCAGGCGCGGCTGGTGCTGGGCACGCCCTGGGCGCGGGTGGTGCTGGCCACGGTGTTCATCGAGGGCCTGCTGGTGTTCGGCGCCCTGGCGTTCGCGCCGTCGTACCTGCACGAACGCTTCGATATCTCGCTGACCGCGGCCGGCGCCCTGGTGGCGGTGTACGCCGTGGGCGGGCTGCTGTACACGGTGGTGGCGGGCCGCGTCCTCAAGCGCCTGGGTGAACGTGGCCTGGCGGTCGCGGGCGGGCTGGTGCTGGGCCTGGCGTTCCTGTCGTACCTGCTGGGGCCGGTGTGGTTGTGGAGCCTGCTGGCCAGCGTGCTGGCGGGCTTCGGCTACTACCTGCTGCACGCGACGCTGCAGACCAACGCCACCCAGATGGTGCCGTCGGCGCGCGGCACGGCGGTGGCCTGGTTCGCGTCCTGCCTCTTCATGGGGCAGGCGGCCGGTGTGGCGCTGGCCGGCTCGGTGGTGGACGAGGCCGGCGCGGCGGCGCTGTTCGGCGGCTCGGCCGTGTTGCTGCCGCTGCTGGGCGCGTTCTTCTCGCGGGCCTTGAAGGCGCGTCCCAAGGCCGCCTGATACACCCTCTGCGCGATGAAAAAAGCCCCGAACGGCCAGGCCGGACGGGGCTTTTTCGTGGGCGGATGACCGCTCAGATCGCGGCCAGGCGCTGGAGCACGACGTCCTTGCCCAACAGGGCCAGCACCGCGTCCACCGCGGGCGTCTGGGTCTGGCCGGTGACGGCCACGCGCAGCGGAATCGCCAGTTGCGGCATTTTCAGGCCGCGATCGGCCAGCACGGCCTTGATCAGCGCCGAGATGGCCTCGCGGGTCCAGTCGGTGCC from Achromobacter xylosoxidans includes the following:
- a CDS encoding MFS transporter, whose amino-acid sequence is MPALSSEARAIALLALAAFVSASAFRICDPMLPQLAAEFGATTGQAARAVTAFAVAYGVLQMFFGPVGDRYGKYRVVSVATFACALGSAGAFVAESLDVLVFCRALSGAAGAGIVPLSMAWIGDTVPYERRQATLARFLTGTILGMAAGQLAGGLFADTLGWRWAFAALVVGYLVVGTLLQLEVRRQRALGLGVVDPNAPRQGFVAQARLVLGTPWARVVLATVFIEGLLVFGALAFAPSYLHERFDISLTAAGALVAVYAVGGLLYTVVAGRVLKRLGERGLAVAGGLVLGLAFLSYLLGPVWLWSLLASVLAGFGYYLLHATLQTNATQMVPSARGTAVAWFASCLFMGQAAGVALAGSVVDEAGAAALFGGSAVLLPLLGAFFSRALKARPKAA